In Nocardia sputorum, a single genomic region encodes these proteins:
- a CDS encoding SDR family oxidoreductase, which yields MILDRFRIDDQVAIVTGAGRGLGAAIAVAFAEAGADVVIAARTKSQLDEVAERVAAAGRQAHVVPADLSDAEATAALAAAAVDRFGRLDIVVNNVGGALPCPLLDTTPQALRDAFDFNVTNAHALVRAAVPRMLETAGGGSILNITSTMGRLPGRAFAAYGTAKAALAHYTKLAALDLNPRIRVNAIAPGSILTSALEIVAGNDAMRAELESKTPLHHIGEPEDIAAAALYLVSPAGKYLTGKILEPDGGLIIPNLDLPIPDL from the coding sequence ATGATTCTGGATCGGTTCCGGATAGACGATCAGGTCGCGATAGTCACCGGCGCAGGGCGCGGCCTCGGCGCGGCCATCGCCGTCGCGTTCGCGGAGGCGGGCGCGGACGTCGTGATCGCCGCACGGACCAAGAGTCAGCTCGACGAGGTCGCCGAGCGCGTCGCCGCCGCCGGACGCCAGGCGCACGTGGTGCCTGCCGACCTGAGCGACGCCGAGGCGACGGCGGCGCTGGCCGCGGCGGCGGTCGACCGCTTCGGGCGACTCGACATCGTGGTCAACAACGTAGGCGGAGCGCTGCCGTGCCCGTTGCTGGACACGACGCCGCAGGCGCTGCGGGACGCGTTCGACTTCAATGTCACCAACGCGCACGCCCTCGTCCGGGCCGCGGTGCCGCGCATGCTCGAGACCGCCGGTGGCGGTTCGATTCTGAACATCACGTCCACGATGGGGCGGCTGCCGGGGCGCGCGTTCGCGGCATACGGCACCGCCAAGGCTGCGCTGGCCCACTACACCAAACTCGCCGCTCTCGACCTGAATCCGCGTATCCGGGTGAACGCGATCGCGCCCGGCTCCATCCTGACCTCCGCTCTGGAGATCGTCGCCGGAAACGACGCCATGCGTGCCGAATTGGAGTCGAAGACGCCGCTGCACCACATCGGAGAACCCGAGGACATCGCCGCGGCCGCGCTCTACCTGGTGTCGCCCGCGGGCAAATACCTCACCGGCAAGATTCTCGAGCCCGACGGCGGCTTGATCATCCCGAATCTCGACCTCCCGATCCCGGATCTGTGA
- a CDS encoding helix-turn-helix domain-containing protein produces the protein MPDRSASPPTRRVVDIVSLLATSGEPISVAGIAERLGIARATATAILAELDGAGWVVRDSARGYGIGPALAGLHGAALPQGVGELLVGLAARTGYGATFSRIEPDRLTVLDVRHGVDRVVPGIPVGHRIPLQFPAGASVMPWRSAQEQNTWLATATDADQRIAGALLALVRERGVAVFRPRADDAGMVDLLADLLGAVGSELLRPHLRTRALRQLAALTSRPFTRAELDSDEILPLSYLAAPVFDASGTAAYEIQLGPLRAATTRVEREEFVDATRSAARELTTALTAGRHGK, from the coding sequence ATGCCGGACCGATCCGCGTCGCCGCCCACGCGGCGCGTCGTCGACATCGTGTCGCTGCTGGCGACGTCAGGGGAGCCGATCAGCGTCGCCGGCATCGCCGAGCGGCTCGGCATCGCCCGCGCGACCGCGACCGCCATCCTCGCCGAACTGGACGGGGCGGGGTGGGTCGTCCGTGATTCGGCTCGTGGCTACGGCATCGGGCCTGCGCTCGCCGGACTGCACGGCGCCGCGCTTCCCCAAGGGGTGGGCGAGCTCCTCGTCGGCCTGGCCGCGCGGACCGGGTACGGCGCCACCTTCAGCCGCATCGAGCCGGACCGGCTCACCGTGCTCGACGTCCGGCACGGCGTCGACCGGGTCGTGCCCGGAATCCCGGTGGGGCATCGCATTCCGCTGCAGTTCCCCGCCGGTGCGAGCGTGATGCCGTGGCGGTCCGCGCAGGAGCAGAACACTTGGCTGGCTACCGCGACCGACGCCGACCAGCGCATCGCCGGTGCGCTGCTGGCGCTGGTGCGGGAGCGGGGGGTCGCGGTTTTCCGTCCACGGGCCGACGACGCGGGCATGGTCGATCTGCTCGCCGATCTGCTCGGCGCGGTCGGATCCGAACTGCTGCGACCGCATCTGCGTACGCGCGCGCTTCGCCAGCTCGCCGCGCTCACGTCCCGGCCTTTCACCCGGGCGGAGCTGGATTCGGACGAGATATTGCCGCTGAGTTATCTGGCGGCGCCGGTTTTCGACGCGAGCGGCACCGCGGCCTACGAAATTCAGCTGGGACCGTTGCGCGCCGCGACGACGCGCGTGGAACGCGAGGAATTCGTAGATGCGACGCGTAGCGCGGCGCGTGAATTGACGACCGCGCTCACCGCGGGCCGGCACGGCAAATAA